The DNA window TATGAGTGCAAAACATATAATATCATAGAAACTATAAAAGGAGTGAACATCATGTATGATAATTATAGATCATATCCATGTCCTTACTGGAATAATAAACCAACACACTATCCAAACTATGGGGGGTACTCCATTAAATTGAAAGACTATGGGCCATGTCCTTTTGTAACCAATATTGAGGAGGCTACAGAACAAAACAACTATTTCCGTATAGCATTATGGACAGGAGAACACCTACAACTTACGTTAATGAGTATTAATGTTGGTGATGATATCGGTTTAGAAATGCATCCAGACCTAGACCAATTTATCCGTATTGAACAAGGACAAGGAATTGTTAGAATGGGAAATAGAATGGATAGATTGGATTTCCAATCAGAGGTCTATGATAACTATGTAATATTTATACCTGCAGGTACATGGCATAATCTAATCAATACAGGTCATGTTCCAATCAAACTGTACTCTATATATGCTCCTCCTGAGCATCCCCATGGTACAGTTCATAAAACTAAAGAAGATGCCGAAATGGACCACGACCACTATTAGATAATTATAAAGTGAAAAAGTAGACAATAACAGATTTCTTGTCTACTAAAAATAATATTATAATACTCGACTTGCATATTCAATACATTTTAAGTTTTAGAGTTTCCCCATGTTTTTGAGGAAGTTAAAAATTAATACTTGTAGATAAGATTATTACTAGTTAATTATCCATCCATAGGTTTGATTATTTGCATAAAAATAAGTAAAATAGCCCTTTCCTTTGATATAATAAGTTTGCTAAGAACTA is part of the Tissierellales bacterium genome and encodes:
- a CDS encoding cupin domain-containing protein — protein: MNIMYDNYRSYPCPYWNNKPTHYPNYGGYSIKLKDYGPCPFVTNIEEATEQNNYFRIALWTGEHLQLTLMSINVGDDIGLEMHPDLDQFIRIEQGQGIVRMGNRMDRLDFQSEVYDNYVIFIPAGTWHNLINTGHVPIKLYSIYAPPEHPHGTVHKTKEDAEMDHDHY